One window of Arthrobacter oryzae genomic DNA carries:
- a CDS encoding Rv2578c family radical SAM protein — protein MRWDAQALRPAQGPKPDSAEDAAGNARTAAPAVDALLPLAGLVRSVSTPEFAGVTFHEVTAKSVLNKVAAGSRMPFEWTVNPYRGCSHACVYCFARKSHTYLDFDAGLDFDSQVVVKINAAEVLRKELAKPSWGHHHVALGTNTDPYQRAEGRYQLMPGIIRALADSGTPLSILTKGTLLARDIPLLKHAATQIPVGIGISLAMTDEQLSEAIEPGTPGPRARLKLVSRLRDAGLPCGVMAMPILPWLSDSDEALDSLFGSLAAAGATGVTAGALYLKPGTREWFMQWIAARRPELAGRYRRLYGTGSYASKEYRQWLAGRIRYFKSRHGFSGSHGFSHRDLAGDPRDEEAQYPAGSIPAARTGPGSGRGVESAQPTLF, from the coding sequence ATGAGATGGGATGCACAAGCACTACGGCCGGCGCAGGGGCCGAAGCCGGACAGCGCCGAGGACGCCGCAGGCAACGCGCGGACCGCCGCCCCGGCTGTTGACGCCTTGCTGCCCCTGGCCGGGCTGGTGCGTTCCGTTTCAACCCCCGAATTTGCGGGGGTCACTTTCCACGAGGTCACCGCCAAGTCAGTGCTCAACAAAGTGGCCGCCGGTTCGCGCATGCCGTTCGAATGGACTGTCAATCCGTATCGCGGTTGCAGCCACGCCTGCGTCTACTGCTTCGCCCGCAAAAGCCACACCTACCTGGACTTTGATGCCGGCCTGGACTTTGACAGCCAGGTCGTCGTCAAAATCAATGCCGCCGAAGTCCTGAGGAAGGAGCTGGCGAAGCCTTCGTGGGGCCACCACCACGTTGCGCTGGGCACCAACACGGATCCGTATCAGCGCGCAGAAGGCCGCTACCAGCTGATGCCCGGCATCATCCGCGCGCTTGCCGATTCAGGAACACCGCTGTCCATCCTCACCAAGGGGACGCTCCTGGCCAGGGATATTCCGCTGCTCAAGCACGCGGCGACGCAGATTCCCGTGGGCATCGGAATTTCGCTGGCCATGACCGACGAACAGCTATCTGAAGCAATCGAGCCGGGCACGCCGGGTCCCAGGGCGCGGCTCAAGCTCGTCTCGAGGCTTCGCGATGCGGGCCTTCCCTGCGGCGTGATGGCCATGCCCATCCTGCCGTGGCTCTCCGACAGCGACGAAGCGCTGGACTCCCTGTTTGGCTCGTTGGCTGCGGCCGGCGCAACAGGTGTCACGGCAGGGGCCCTGTACCTGAAGCCCGGCACGCGCGAATGGTTCATGCAGTGGATTGCCGCCCGACGCCCTGAGCTGGCCGGCCGCTATCGCCGGCTGTACGGCACGGGGTCGTACGCGTCCAAGGAGTATCGCCAGTGGCTCGCGGGACGGATCCGCTACTTCAAGTCACGGCATGGTTTTTCCGGTTCGCACGGGTTCAGCCACCGGGACCTGGCCGGGGATCCGAGGGACGAGGAAGCGCAGTACCCGGCCGGCAGCATCCCGGCTGCACGAACCGGCCCGGGAAGCGGCCGGGGCGTGGAGTCCGCGCAGCCCACGCTGTTCTGA
- the pheS gene encoding phenylalanine--tRNA ligase subunit alpha codes for MTETLPGADIPNPLDEAAITAAVDHAVAAIAAASTLDELKAVRLAHTGEKSPLSLANRGIGGLAKDQKAAAGKLMGASRGRVNKALADRTAELEAENDARILVEETVDVTAAPRRRRAGARHPLSTLQDRVADIFVGMGWEIAEGPEVESEWFNFDALNFKPDHPAREMQDTFFVEPPEAHLLMRTHTSPVQVRSMLEREVPIYVLCPGKVFRTDELDATHTPVFHQFEGLAIDKKLSMADLRGTLEHFARQMFGDEAQIRLRPNYFPFTEPSAELDIWHPGAKGGPRWIEWGGCGMVNPNVLRAAGIDPDVYSGFAFGMGIERTLMFRNEVGDMRDMIEGDVRFSEHFGMEI; via the coding sequence ATGACTGAAACTTTGCCGGGCGCTGACATCCCGAACCCTCTGGATGAAGCCGCCATCACTGCCGCCGTAGACCACGCCGTCGCCGCCATTGCCGCGGCCTCCACCCTTGATGAACTCAAGGCCGTGAGGCTGGCGCACACCGGCGAGAAATCGCCGCTGAGCCTTGCCAACCGCGGAATTGGCGGCCTGGCGAAGGACCAGAAGGCCGCCGCCGGAAAACTGATGGGTGCGTCCCGCGGACGCGTCAACAAGGCGCTCGCGGACCGCACTGCCGAGCTCGAAGCTGAAAACGATGCCAGGATCCTCGTCGAAGAGACCGTCGATGTGACCGCAGCTCCGCGCCGCCGCCGTGCCGGTGCCCGCCACCCGCTCTCCACGCTGCAGGACCGTGTGGCGGACATCTTCGTGGGCATGGGCTGGGAAATCGCCGAAGGGCCCGAGGTGGAATCCGAGTGGTTCAACTTCGACGCCTTGAACTTCAAGCCGGACCACCCTGCCCGCGAAATGCAGGACACGTTCTTCGTGGAGCCCCCGGAAGCCCACCTCCTGATGCGCACCCACACCTCGCCGGTCCAGGTCCGCTCCATGCTGGAACGCGAAGTGCCCATCTACGTGCTCTGCCCGGGCAAGGTGTTCCGCACCGACGAACTCGACGCCACGCACACTCCGGTATTCCACCAGTTCGAGGGCCTGGCCATCGACAAGAAGCTGAGCATGGCTGACCTCCGCGGAACGCTGGAGCACTTCGCCCGGCAGATGTTCGGCGATGAAGCCCAGATCCGGCTGCGTCCCAACTACTTCCCGTTCACCGAACCGTCCGCCGAGCTGGACATCTGGCATCCGGGCGCCAAGGGCGGTCCGCGTTGGATTGAATGGGGCGGCTGCGGCATGGTCAACCCCAACGTCCTCCGGGCAGCCGGCATCGATCCGGACGTCTATTCAGGTTTTGCCTTCGGCATGGGCATCGAGCGCACCCTTATGTTCCGCAACGAGGTGGGCGACATGCGCGACATGATCGAAGGCGATGTACGTTTCAGCGAGCACTTCGGGATGGAGATCTAA
- a CDS encoding MFS transporter yields MTSTSTLSPARPKAGTQHLALAIVSLAMGGFGIGVTEFTMMGLLKEVEQGLNIGTPEAGHLISAYALGVVIGAPLLAAVGAKLPRKHLALGLMLFFSVANLTSFIAPDYGTMLVSRFAAGLPHGAFFGVAAVIAASLVAPTKRGWAISMVMAGLTISNVIGVPFATWLGQAFGWRLLFVLVGVIGLVTLAMLWKYVPFQAAHPDASIRRELGALKRLQVWLAILIGIVGFGGFFATYTYIAHTMTSVAGIPSAFLPLVVALYGLGMVAGNIVGGRIADKSVMGTIYLVLPGIAIALVVYAIAVHWPWSAFVMVFVVGGAGSLLVPALQTRLLDASPDAPSLASSLNHAALNVANALGAFLGGLVIAWGWGYVAPALVGAVLAVLGLAVAVASGMLERKRPLVS; encoded by the coding sequence ATGACCTCCACGTCCACGCTCAGCCCCGCCCGACCGAAGGCAGGGACCCAGCACCTCGCCTTGGCCATAGTGTCCCTTGCGATGGGCGGATTCGGCATCGGCGTCACTGAATTCACCATGATGGGACTGCTCAAGGAGGTGGAGCAGGGCCTGAACATCGGCACACCGGAAGCCGGCCACCTCATCTCTGCCTACGCACTCGGCGTCGTCATCGGAGCACCGCTGCTGGCAGCAGTCGGCGCCAAACTCCCCCGCAAACATCTTGCCCTGGGCCTCATGCTGTTCTTCAGCGTGGCCAACCTGACGTCGTTCATAGCCCCGGACTACGGCACCATGCTGGTGTCCCGGTTTGCGGCCGGCCTGCCTCACGGAGCGTTCTTCGGCGTGGCGGCTGTGATTGCGGCTTCGCTGGTCGCACCTACCAAACGGGGCTGGGCGATCTCCATGGTGATGGCCGGATTGACCATCTCAAACGTTATCGGTGTTCCATTCGCCACCTGGCTGGGCCAGGCCTTCGGCTGGCGCCTGCTGTTTGTGCTTGTCGGCGTCATCGGGCTGGTCACGCTTGCCATGCTCTGGAAGTACGTCCCGTTCCAGGCGGCGCACCCGGATGCCAGCATCCGCAGGGAACTTGGTGCCCTGAAGCGGCTTCAGGTCTGGCTGGCTATCCTCATCGGCATTGTTGGCTTCGGCGGATTCTTTGCCACCTACACGTACATTGCACACACCATGACGTCCGTGGCAGGTATCCCGTCGGCGTTCCTCCCCCTGGTGGTGGCACTCTACGGCCTGGGCATGGTGGCCGGAAACATCGTAGGCGGCCGCATCGCCGACAAGTCAGTCATGGGAACCATCTACCTGGTGCTGCCGGGCATTGCGATCGCGCTGGTTGTCTACGCCATCGCCGTCCACTGGCCGTGGTCGGCTTTCGTGATGGTGTTCGTGGTGGGCGGTGCCGGCTCCCTGCTGGTACCCGCCCTGCAGACGCGGCTGCTCGACGCCTCCCCCGATGCTCCGTCACTGGCATCCTCGCTCAACCACGCCGCCCTGAACGTGGCCAACGCCCTCGGCGCCTTCCTCGGCGGCCTCGTGATCGCCTGGGGCTGGGGTTATGTCGCGCCCGCCCTGGTCGGCGCGGTGCTGGCAGTCCTGGGCCTCGCCGTGGCCGTCGCCAGCGGCATGCTGGAACGCAAAAGGCCGCTGGTGTCCTAG
- a CDS encoding GlsB/YeaQ/YmgE family stress response membrane protein — MGFLGWIILGLIVGAIVKAIMPGKVGGGWVTSLVLGVVGAIVGGWIGDLLFGGGRMEFWNLGSWLLAIVGGLVVAGIYGFITGRNRTT, encoded by the coding sequence ATGGGCTTTCTTGGCTGGATCATTCTCGGACTCATTGTAGGAGCAATCGTCAAGGCGATCATGCCTGGAAAAGTCGGCGGCGGCTGGGTCACCAGTCTGGTGCTCGGTGTCGTCGGCGCCATCGTCGGCGGCTGGATCGGCGACCTGTTGTTCGGCGGCGGCAGAATGGAATTCTGGAACCTCGGCTCCTGGCTTCTGGCCATCGTCGGCGGCCTAGTTGTAGCCGGTATCTACGGCTTCATCACCGGCAGGAACCGGACCACATAA
- a CDS encoding TrmH family RNA methyltransferase produces the protein MNETGRPQDFPLSNPRADRVKDVAKLAGRPARLKRGQFLAEGPQAVREALVLHRKRVAAGEPGVVHEVFASEACLDRYPEFEELAEGVNARLATDEVLAAMADTVNPQGIIAVCAFVDVQLEAVLDARPRLIAVLCQLRDPGNAGTVLRAADAAGADAVVLTASSVDIYNPKAVRSTAGSLFHLPVVLGTDLAELAGACRERGIGILAADGYGQLDLDQLQDESAARRLGTSDAESAYDLERPTAWLFGNEAQGLSDAELALADHRVAVPVYGAAESLNVGTAATVCLYASARSQKRA, from the coding sequence ATGAACGAAACCGGGCGCCCGCAAGACTTTCCACTCTCCAACCCCCGAGCTGATCGGGTAAAGGATGTGGCAAAGCTTGCAGGGCGCCCGGCCCGTTTAAAGCGCGGGCAGTTCCTGGCCGAGGGCCCGCAGGCCGTCCGCGAAGCACTGGTACTCCATCGGAAAAGGGTTGCAGCGGGGGAGCCCGGCGTGGTCCACGAAGTATTCGCCAGCGAAGCCTGCCTGGACCGGTATCCGGAGTTTGAAGAGCTCGCCGAGGGCGTCAATGCCAGGCTCGCCACCGACGAGGTACTCGCCGCCATGGCGGACACCGTTAATCCCCAGGGCATCATCGCCGTCTGCGCTTTTGTGGACGTGCAGCTTGAGGCAGTGCTCGACGCCCGGCCCCGCCTGATCGCCGTGCTGTGCCAGCTTCGGGACCCCGGCAATGCCGGCACTGTCCTGCGGGCGGCCGACGCTGCCGGAGCCGACGCCGTTGTCCTGACGGCCTCCAGTGTGGACATCTACAACCCCAAGGCAGTCCGCTCCACGGCCGGATCGCTGTTCCACCTGCCGGTTGTGCTGGGAACGGACCTGGCCGAACTGGCCGGGGCCTGCCGCGAACGCGGGATCGGCATCCTGGCCGCCGACGGTTACGGCCAGCTGGACCTGGACCAGCTCCAGGACGAAAGTGCTGCCCGGAGGCTGGGCACGTCGGATGCGGAATCGGCCTATGATCTTGAGCGGCCCACCGCCTGGTTGTTCGGGAATGAAGCCCAGGGCTTGTCGGACGCCGAGCTCGCCTTGGCGGACCACAGGGTGGCTGTCCCGGTCTACGGTGCCGCGGAAAGCCTTAACGTCGGCACGGCTGCCACGGTGTGCCTCTACGCCAGCGCGCGTTCGCAGAAGCGGGCCTGA
- a CDS encoding (deoxy)nucleoside triphosphate pyrophosphohydrolase codes for MTGLINVVGGAVVDSLSSPARLLVARRTAPPQFAGMWEFPGGKVEPSESAEDALHRELREELGVGVRLGAELPAETAAGWPLNAKASMRVWFAEIAEGDPRPLEDHDELRWITLAGSDEALTLPWIPADFPIVRALLATLAGPVSISRDS; via the coding sequence GTGACTGGACTCATCAATGTTGTTGGCGGAGCTGTTGTGGATTCCCTGAGTTCCCCTGCCCGGCTGCTGGTGGCGCGGAGGACTGCGCCGCCCCAGTTTGCCGGAATGTGGGAATTCCCGGGCGGGAAGGTGGAACCCTCGGAATCAGCCGAAGACGCCCTTCACCGGGAACTCCGGGAGGAGCTGGGAGTCGGGGTCCGGCTCGGCGCTGAACTGCCGGCGGAAACTGCCGCCGGCTGGCCCCTCAATGCGAAGGCGTCCATGCGTGTGTGGTTCGCCGAAATTGCCGAGGGTGATCCCCGGCCGCTGGAAGACCACGACGAGCTGCGCTGGATCACCCTGGCAGGAAGTGACGAAGCGCTCACCCTTCCCTGGATACCCGCTGACTTTCCGATTGTCCGGGCCCTGCTGGCAACTCTTGCCGGCCCTGTGTCGATTTCGCGGGATTCGTAA
- a CDS encoding SIMPL domain-containing protein has protein sequence MTETARTVTVTGSGTAEAVPDLLTVSIGVECRREDVGAAYAAAGQASAGISVVLRGHGVGDQDISTSGLNVRADVVWKEGQGQTVTGYVASSILSVRLRDVAGSSEVIAGAVAAGGNDVRLNGLDLGFADPAGVTAQAREAAWQDALATATQFASLAGTELGPVVSVTQQPGPSGPIPVAKMQRAMAVDSVGIEAGQSSVSATVEVVWELR, from the coding sequence ATGACCGAAACCGCCAGGACCGTCACCGTAACCGGCTCGGGGACTGCCGAAGCAGTACCCGATTTACTCACCGTCTCGATCGGCGTGGAATGCCGCCGGGAGGATGTGGGGGCGGCCTATGCGGCCGCCGGGCAGGCTTCGGCCGGAATTTCCGTGGTGCTGCGGGGGCACGGCGTGGGCGACCAGGACATCAGCACGTCCGGACTCAACGTCCGCGCGGATGTGGTGTGGAAGGAGGGGCAGGGCCAGACCGTGACGGGGTACGTTGCCTCAAGCATCCTGTCCGTCCGGTTGCGGGATGTTGCCGGCTCCTCGGAGGTCATTGCAGGCGCGGTGGCCGCGGGCGGCAACGACGTCAGGCTGAACGGGCTGGACCTCGGCTTCGCAGACCCGGCCGGCGTTACGGCGCAGGCACGCGAAGCCGCCTGGCAGGACGCCCTGGCCACCGCCACGCAGTTCGCGTCGCTGGCGGGCACCGAACTCGGCCCGGTGGTGTCCGTGACACAGCAGCCCGGGCCGTCGGGGCCGATCCCGGTGGCGAAAATGCAGCGGGCCATGGCCGTGGACTCCGTGGGGATCGAGGCGGGCCAGTCCAGCGTGTCGGCGACGGTGGAGGTCGTTTGGGAGCTTCGCTGA
- a CDS encoding cation diffusion facilitator family transporter encodes MAANGGTKAIVAALAANLTIAVLKFVAFILTLSSSMLAEAIHSVADSGNQILLLVGGKRAKRAASPEHPFGYGRERYIYAFIVSIVLFSVGGLFALYEAWEKIQHPHAIEGDFWWVPLAVLIGAIIAESFSFRTAIIESNHVRGKQSWVHFVRNAKQPELPVILLEDLGALLGLVFALFGVGMTLITGNGIWDALGTAMIGFLLVAIAIILALETKSLLLGESATKADVARISGALEADGTRIIHLKTLHLGPEELLVAAKISVGAAATGAEIATVIDSAESRIREAVPMARVIYLEPDVERAHV; translated from the coding sequence TTGGCTGCAAATGGCGGTACCAAGGCGATCGTCGCGGCTCTGGCTGCAAACCTGACCATCGCTGTACTAAAGTTCGTCGCTTTCATCCTGACGCTGTCATCCTCAATGCTTGCTGAGGCCATCCACTCCGTTGCCGACTCGGGCAACCAGATCCTCCTGCTGGTGGGCGGCAAGCGCGCCAAGCGTGCCGCAAGCCCGGAACATCCCTTCGGTTACGGACGTGAGCGCTACATCTACGCCTTCATCGTGTCGATTGTGCTGTTCAGCGTGGGCGGCCTGTTCGCCTTGTATGAGGCCTGGGAAAAAATCCAGCACCCGCACGCCATCGAAGGCGACTTTTGGTGGGTTCCGCTGGCAGTGCTGATCGGAGCGATCATCGCCGAATCCTTCTCGTTCCGGACGGCGATCATCGAATCGAACCACGTGCGGGGCAAGCAGAGCTGGGTGCACTTCGTGCGCAACGCCAAGCAGCCCGAGCTTCCCGTCATCCTCCTCGAGGACCTCGGCGCCCTGCTGGGCCTGGTGTTCGCACTCTTCGGTGTGGGCATGACGCTGATCACCGGCAACGGCATTTGGGACGCCCTGGGAACCGCGATGATCGGCTTCCTGCTGGTGGCCATCGCCATCATCCTTGCCCTGGAGACCAAGTCCCTGCTGCTCGGTGAGTCCGCCACCAAGGCGGATGTCGCCAGGATCAGCGGGGCGCTTGAAGCCGACGGTACCAGGATCATCCACCTGAAGACCCTGCACCTTGGTCCCGAAGAACTCCTGGTCGCTGCCAAAATCAGCGTCGGCGCCGCCGCCACCGGCGCGGAGATTGCCACGGTAATCGATAGCGCCGAAAGCCGCATCCGCGAGGCTGTGCCTATGGCGCGGGTCATCTACCTTGAACCGGACGTGGAGCGCGCGCACGTCTGA
- the rplT gene encoding 50S ribosomal protein L20, translating into MARVKRAVNAHKKRRVILERAKGYRGQRSRLYRKAKEQLLHSFVYSYGDRKKKKGDFRRLWIQRINAASRANGLTYNRLIQGLKAAEVEVDRRMLAELAVSDANAFAALVQIAKDSLPADTSAPAAAAEAPKAKAPKAKAAKKPAAEKVAK; encoded by the coding sequence GTGGCACGTGTGAAGCGGGCGGTAAACGCCCACAAGAAGCGCCGGGTTATCCTCGAACGCGCAAAAGGCTACCGTGGACAGCGCTCACGCCTGTACCGCAAGGCAAAAGAGCAGCTGCTGCACTCGTTTGTGTACAGCTACGGCGACCGCAAGAAGAAGAAGGGCGACTTCCGCCGTCTTTGGATCCAGCGCATCAACGCTGCATCGCGCGCCAACGGCCTGACCTACAACCGCCTGATCCAGGGCCTGAAGGCCGCTGAGGTCGAGGTTGACCGCCGCATGCTGGCAGAGCTGGCCGTCTCAGACGCCAACGCCTTTGCTGCCCTGGTGCAGATTGCCAAGGACTCGCTGCCTGCTGACACTTCCGCGCCGGCCGCTGCGGCTGAAGCCCCGAAGGCAAAAGCTCCGAAGGCCAAGGCTGCGAAGAAGCCGGCTGCCGAAAAGGTTGCCAAGTAG
- a CDS encoding DUF4157 domain-containing protein, with the protein MTSGQRVRQIANVLNATTLLGLLLAKCARTAVHTGPRGLMIATGYRWHLPFAQAFTVGNVVLFRAAPAEALANPALLRHEEQHSSQYAWCLGLPFLPLYFLAAGWSQLRTGNPGSANVFERLAGLEAGGYVDRHPMDPGPRRKRRRPAGKNARDGIEA; encoded by the coding sequence ATGACCTCCGGACAGCGGGTGCGGCAAATCGCCAATGTGCTGAATGCAACGACGCTCCTGGGCCTGCTGCTGGCCAAGTGTGCCCGGACCGCCGTGCACACCGGTCCGCGAGGCCTTATGATCGCCACCGGCTACCGCTGGCACCTCCCCTTCGCCCAGGCGTTCACCGTGGGGAATGTCGTGCTCTTCCGTGCCGCGCCCGCGGAGGCACTCGCCAATCCGGCGCTGCTGCGGCATGAGGAACAGCACAGCAGCCAGTATGCCTGGTGCCTTGGCCTGCCGTTCCTGCCGCTGTACTTCCTCGCGGCGGGGTGGTCGCAGCTCCGGACGGGAAACCCGGGGTCCGCCAACGTTTTTGAACGCCTGGCAGGGCTGGAGGCCGGCGGCTACGTGGACAGGCACCCTATGGATCCGGGGCCCCGCCGCAAGCGCCGGCGCCCCGCCGGCAAGAACGCCCGCGATGGAATTGAGGCATGA
- the pcp gene encoding pyroglutamyl-peptidase I — MILLTGFEPFGGETINPSWTAAEAACRVLQAEGHAVAAVQLPCVFKQSITVLEDALRDHRPELVICVGQAGGRPRISLERVAINCDDARIPDNAGNCPVDQEVVPGGPAAYFSSLPVKAALAALRSAGIPAEVSQSAGTYVCNHVFYALMHALDASPDAGSPPVRGGFVHVPYETQQVPRGSGTPSLPAAVMAEALAVVVRTALVTAADLKLSAGAVH; from the coding sequence ATGATCCTGCTCACCGGGTTTGAACCGTTCGGCGGCGAAACCATCAACCCGTCCTGGACTGCCGCGGAGGCGGCTTGCCGTGTCCTGCAGGCGGAGGGCCACGCCGTCGCCGCCGTGCAACTGCCATGCGTGTTCAAGCAGTCCATCACGGTGCTCGAGGATGCGCTGCGGGACCACCGTCCGGAGCTGGTGATCTGTGTGGGCCAGGCCGGAGGGCGGCCGCGGATCTCCCTGGAACGGGTCGCCATCAACTGCGACGACGCCCGCATCCCGGACAACGCCGGAAACTGTCCCGTGGACCAGGAAGTTGTCCCCGGCGGGCCGGCGGCCTACTTCAGCTCATTACCGGTGAAGGCAGCGCTCGCAGCGCTGCGCAGTGCCGGCATACCGGCCGAGGTCTCCCAAAGCGCCGGCACCTACGTCTGCAACCACGTTTTTTATGCGCTGATGCACGCACTGGATGCCAGTCCGGACGCCGGCTCTCCGCCCGTCCGCGGGGGCTTCGTCCATGTCCCCTACGAGACGCAGCAGGTGCCCCGGGGCAGCGGCACCCCGTCGCTGCCCGCCGCCGTGATGGCCGAGGCGCTCGCCGTCGTCGTCCGTACCGCACTGGTGACCGCCGCGGACCTCAAGCTTTCCGCCGGGGCCGTCCACTAG